The nucleotide window CGATCGCCGGGCGAAACAgggaagcagcagcagacaGCGCCTGTGGTGGGTGATAGTGGTCTGTAGTGGGAGGTGGCAGCTGGAGTGAGCGCTCTGGAAAACGTGGGACGTAGTGGGATTCAAAGTTGCAGAACGAAGCAGGGAGGCAGCCAGATAGGTGACGTCGAAAGCAAGCAAAGCCCGGAGCCGATAGATACCCAAGCGAAGCAGCTAAGAGACGAGGTCGAGGCGAGAAATCTTCGACGCCAAGGAGCAAACACAAGGGCAATCCAAGAGCAAGGTCGAGGGAAATGGGGTCAAAGAATCAAGGAAAACTTGACTAAGGAACACCAAGGCTCAAACCTGAACTCCCTAACACTGAGCGAGTGGAGGGCTGACTGTGAGCAGGTGGAACTGATCTTCCACCCAATTGCACTGTCACGGCAACCAGGTGACTGACAGGTGGCCACGTCGGTTGCTGTGGTTACTCGGAAGGGTCTTTGAGCAATCCAACGTGAGCAGGCatgataaaataaacaaagccaGCAAGGGAAAGGTCAGCGCTTCAATATAACTGCAACTATGATCTCCAGTATTCTCTCTCTTATATTCTAGTTTAAAGCCCTTATTAACTCTATAACTCTACCCTGCACTTTTGGGCCTATTCATATGCTCCCTTAATTCAAAATGCCAAAAGGAAGATAATAgtaatttcttctgtttgttttgtattgtgtttaTTAATCACTTCCACTCCCCAGTTTATAAATACTCCCAGTCTGTCCACAGCTCTGCGCTAATCTTCTCTTGCTCCCCTCCCTCCATCCTATCTTGACCCTTGCAActgcctccctggctcattcttcACAAATGATTTTGGTGAGGTAACACTACAATAATAAGTACACTATCCCTTTATATTCATCTGATTGTTTCCTGAATTCCTAAAATGCTGCTTTTTAACCAAAGAAAATCCCCAATAATGATTCATATTGGTAGGAACCCACTGCGTGCAATGTGTGACAACCATTATGATTGAGTGTATTTCTGATTTCTGTATAACAAAGCAATGTGTGGCTCATTATGCATAGCATTGACTGGATGATCTTTTTTGTCTACTGCAGCTCCAACAGTATGATTTGCTTAGTTTCTTCTTTACGAGGAGCCTGGAATATCGCAAGCCACCTATGCACACTGACACAATCTAGTAGTCGATTTCCTATACCTGGACCAGAAGCCATTCTTTAACATCTGGGTCATTAGGATTCACTTCCGAGTCCATTAATATCCTTACTCTCAGCACCACTCTCTTCCCTGTGGAGGAAAGGATGAAAACAGCAtagaagacaaaaaaagagGCAAACCCCATTCTGAAGTAGCATTAAGTGATTCACCCTGCCTGGTCTGAGGGACAGTTATATGGTCAAGGACGTCAAAACATCACTTACAATATTACAAAAGACTGGTGCTCTGAAGGTGGttccagagtctatcccagcaagcaacaggtgcaaggcagggttaACCCTGGCAGTAatgccagtccgtcacagggcacacaccacAGCTCATTTTCCCAGGAGCCGATTcaaaacctaccagcatgtctttgtacTGCAGGAGAAAACCCACGCAAAGAcaaggagaacattcaaactccatgcagacaacaGCCCAGATACTGAACCCAGAGCTCAGGCActacgaggcagcaatgctaaccactgcacccagTGCACCCTGGGACCGACTCTGGGCCACCACAAGTGCGAACTGGACAAGCGGTCGTGGACTAGCAAAGTGAAGGCGACGTTCCCCGCAAGGTTACCCCCATAAGGCTGTCGAAGTGGCACCGCGATAACTTACCACTGTAGCAGAAGAAAGCGTAGGTGGTGTTGCAATTATAGTCATTCCAGGAGCCTCTCGCACTCCCCTGAAGATTCACGGCGCCACAGCTCTCGATGCCGCCATAATTGTTGGGCTCGCCCACCTGCCAGGGGCGGAAAGTGGAGACGTCCCCATCGGACCACTTCCAGGGCTCGGTGAACAGTCCGATCCAGACCTCCCTGCCTCCGGCCGTAACTCTTACTAACTCATTCTCGCTCTGGCTCCTCACCCGGGTCAGGTCGGTGTAATGTTCTCTGCAAAACGTCAGGGCTTCTGTCCAGTTCTTGGCCTCAGCCACCAGGAAGTATTGATCGGCTGCGCCTTCCCCCCCTGAAGAAGTGAACCCCAGTCAGTAGTCGGGTTGAGGGTCGCGGAGCAGcctcggcaagcaacaggcaggataccacctggatgggacgccagtccactgcacGGACGCACAAGCACCGCAtacagtcacaccagggccaaacaTTCCCAGCAGCCAATTCACTCACCAGagcgtctttggactgtgggaggacactggagcacctggaggaaacccccacgcacaaggggagaacatgcaaactccacctcGCCaccccaggatttgaacccagggccccggtgcCGCCATCCCATCAGCCCAAGAGCCACTCAAAGGATTCAATTCCGAGAACAATGGGGAATTTCATAAGGAGGAATTACTCGTACTCCCaagcccccccctccctccaccaCCTTCACATGCAGTAGTCGCGTGAGAAAGACCGTAAAAGGCCGTAAAAGACTCAGGGGCCATTTACCTTGATAGCAAACGGAATAGCTCGTGAAACTGCAAGGGCGATCTGCCCACAACCCGCCGCCGACCATCGCCACGCAGTTCTCCTTGCCGCCGTAGTTGTTTGGTTCTCCCGCACGCCAGCTGGTAAAAGCAGACCTCCCCACGCCGTAGAGGTAGCCCCCCCCGAGGGACCACTGCCACAGGTCCCAGACATAGTACAGGCCGGTCCAGGCGCAGCCCGTGACCGGCTCGGTGGTGGCAAGGAGCTGCTCCAGGTCGGCTGGCCCACTCACGGTAGCCATGTCCGTGTACTGGCCCCTGCAGTACGCCCGAGCCCCCGCCCACGTCCTGCGCTTGCTCACGAAGTGGTAGCGGTGAGGTGAGACCAACCCCCAGAGGCCTGAAACACAGGAGGCAGGGTTGAGGCTTAGGAGCAGGGGTGACCAGCTCGCGATGCCTGGCCAAGCCTGCGCACGACGTGCCAAAGCGTCGGAGAAGCAAATCCGGTCGGGGAATGGCCCGGCACTTCTCAACCCGACATTTGTGGCTGTCGTTTTGAGTGGTTTTGTCTTCCCTGGGGGAGGATTTCAAATGGGTCTGCCAATGCACTGTGAAGTGGCACAGGGGCTTTAGGACTGCAGTTTCTCAGCGTTGGGACGCTAGGTTCAGCTCTGCTTCTGGTCTGGTTTGTATATTCGACACTGTGCTCACGCTGGGTTTCCTCTAGGGtgctccagtctgctccccaGTCGAAAGGCATGCTGGTATGTTCACTGACGTCTGGGAGAGTTAGTGCCAGTGTGATGGAGTACCACTCCTTGTGCCTGCTGTTTACTGGAATAAGCTCTGGCTGTCCCACCACCCTGAACTGCATGAGGTGGAACAGGTGGGAGGATGGAATATCATATAATCAAGAGCACCGCTGATATCAAAGTCAGGCGGAACGATTAATTGGCAAAAAGCAACGGCATCAACAAGACCAGATGATAATCAGTCTAAGATGGCGCCGTGTTAGTGGCAGCCTGCTACAGCAGGtctgtgtctttttgttgtctttttgtttctttcagttagttaatgctagtgtgttagtgttttttcttcatacctTTGCCGGCAACTAGATTTGCGATCACAACATGATGGATACTAGAAAGCTGACatgctttttcttgttttttctgataCTCGGACCTCTGTTTCTATCGGGTTGCAATGCCGATAGCTACAGAGGCATTGTCTACACGCATGACCAGCTGATCGCGCTAGCGCGTCCGGCTCTActcactggagagaagccattggtaccggaggagctgaggaggagaAGCCGAGGCTGTGGGGCAGGTGCGACGCAAAATGcgaagagaaggagatttaaaCCCTACCTTCCTTCGATCATCATGGGAAATGTGCGGTCCTTAGTGAACAAGATGGACGAACTGGGAGCATTGGTGAGAAGCCAGAGGGAGTATCGTGAATGCAGTATCATGTGTTTCACCGAGACGTGGCTGCAGGAACTTATTCCGGACTCGAACGTTACCATCGGCGGCTTTCAGACGGTGCGGGCGGACAGAAACACCGAGAGTGGTaagaggaaaggaggggggCTCGCGGTGCTTGTCAACAACAGATGGTGGACATACTCATTTTAAGGAGTGCGTCTGTAACCCGGACACCGCGGGAGTTTACATGCgccatctttgttgttgtttacattccaccTACGGCAAACGCAGAGGTAGCGTGTGACGTCAtaaacacagtcacagccagtctacaaacaaagcaccctagcgcttttatagctatttcaggggactttaaccacgtatctatttccaccactttgcctactttccaccaatttgttaagtgcccgaccagagaaaacaaaaaactggacttattatatgccaatgctaaggatgcatatagttccacagcccttcccccccttggcagatcagatcacaaccttgtcttgcttacaccactatacaaGCCTATTGTCCAGCGTCAACCTGCAACCATgaggactgtgaggagatggtctcaagaggctatggaggatctacgtggtgctttggaggccaccgactgggatgtgctgtgcgaaccacatggggacgacatagacagcatggtggactgtgtcactgactacattaacttctccgtagacaacaccatccccaccaaagacgtacactgcttttccaataacaaaccctggatcaccagcgacttgaaggctcttctgaatgacaagaagagagcctttaggaggggggataaggaagaggtcaagcgtgtacagagggagctaaagcagaagttaagagagagcaaggacgcctacaggaggaaggtagaggacaagctgcaaaggaatagggtaAGGGATGTATGGAtcagcatgagagagatcactggcttcaaacaggctgggggtgcaacagaggggaacctggagatggccaacgagttgaaccagttctttaacaggtttgatccagggtcctctgtggctcaacacccatccccccacagccacacgctccctaacccttcacaggtgcgactgcccaacacctcctccatccccccacaaacatggccgcctacagctacaacccccgacagctactcacccacccatcccccacagctgccactccaacacctccgccattaacacctgcagcactgaaagccctatgagcaccatcccccaggccaggctgaccatcacagctgaccaggtgaagaaggagctgaagaggctgcaccagggtaaggccacagggccagataacatctgtcccagagttctgagggcctgtgttgatcagctgagcggagtgctccagcgactaTTCAACCTGACCCTGCGCTTGGAGAGtgtcccggtgctctggaagacatgcctggtcccggtaccaaagaaagagcacccctctgtcctcaacaactacagaccagttgaactgacttctcacgtcatgaagacactggagaggttggtcttatcccacctgagaccccttggtaagctcatcactggacaccctacagtttacctaccagcccagtgttggtgtgggggatgcgatcatctacatgctgcaaaaggcctactcacacctggacagggctggcaacactgtaaggatcatgtttttagacttctccagtgccttcaataccatccagcccttacttctaaggaggaagctggaggatatgcaagtcgatgcctccatgaccttgtggatcactgactacctgacaggcagaccacagtctgtgatacttcagaactgtgtgtctgaacaggtggtgagtaacacaggggcacctcaagggacagttctttctccattcctcttcactctctatacttcggactttgaACTTCAGgttgaaccacttggaactaaatgtaacaaagacaaaggaactggtggtagatttcaggaggaaaaaggtcaaacctactcctatctacatccatgggagtggcgtggagatggtggactcgtacaagtacctgggagtgcacatcgacgatagactggaatggtctaagaacatcgaggccatctataagaagggacagagccggctttacttcttgaggaggctcaggtccttcaatgtatgtagtaagatgctacatttgttctatcagtcggtggtggcgagcgccattttctacgcagtggtatgcttgggccctgggattagagctgtggattctaaaaggcagaacaagctcatcaggagagcaagctctgtcattgggtctgacctggaccccttggaggtagtagctgagaggagaatggtgtccaaactagaagccatcatggacaacatctcccatcccctctatgacaggcttgtagaaatgaagagcatgttcagcaatagactgattcatccacggtgcgacagggagcgctacaggaggtcattcttgccttctgccataagactgtacaacgcatccaccttgcatctgggcagaggcaacattgacagtgacctgtttctggactgaacgcatctacacatctactgctacatctgtcctcttcttttcttttcccgtttacaaccgttttttgtgcaatatatgccagggacccgtgcaatacatttatatttatatctatatttagatctatatttattttcatatgtgtgctacgatttttctgcgtactgttctgttctagtttgttctttgtgtgtccggactgtgagtaactcttttagtgcacccctcactgtactgattgtattgtatgtattgtattattatttttattattattgtatcattcgttacactgtggctgtgttgtctgtgtaaagctgctgttgcgcTGCactttccctcacgggatcaataaagtatctatctatctaaggaGGTACAACCTCCGAGTTGGTAGGCTGGTGGCCACAGGTTCTTGGATGAGCAATCGGCCCCCTGGTCATTTCTGTACTTTGCTCAGATCCAGATGAGCGGACCAGTCCAGACTGCAGACGATCGCAGGTGATACAGCGGGATTAGCGGAGGCCGAGAAGCGggcagcaaatgaaattcaaatgatTTAAACCAAAAACACCTGACAGATCATGTCTAAGTGTGGGGTTCTGGCGTGCCggcaggaaaaacaaactttcaaTGCAAAACTCAGGGAGGATACTCGGggaaaagacaggtgtttatGCTGATGCGTCGTTTGCATCCGCGAAACAATGTGAGCGAGCCATAagccacaggcacaaggcaggacagatGAATGACTATGTTAACACAGGGACACCAGCCTATTGCAGGGCACAGATAtgcccacactcacaccagggccaattttcccagaacccaattaacccaccagcatggctttggactatgggaagaAACCGGGGCAAACCTATAAGAAACACACATGAACTGGAGGCACATACCAACTccagacagcagacagcagaACTGAATCCAGGGTGCAACCACTCCAGTCATTGGTGAGCCAAGTGCTTATGAGACTTTAGCCATCTTGATCCTGCAGAAAGAGACTGTGTCCCCAACAGAAAAAAGTCTTGAACAGTCTCCTCACAAAGCACATAAGTAAAGGAAAGGCCGTGGAAATATGAAGATAACATGGAATGAAGGGCCAATCCTGGCCCCAGAGCTCTGATATTCACTTTTGAGACTATAAGACTGTTATTCACTGTTGAGACTttagactgctaaatagccaacctgcagctcctttagcaaatcacctgtaatggctacatggacgcACAGTTTtcactatattcagcataactgcactacttgtatatattgcatacaccatggacacatagcagctctactcatattgagttttattccatttaaaaaaatgtaacctcaattttgtgattttgtgaattttgtgattcttgtggtttttgtgagctcgcagaaaaagacaattcattgccagcaactactgctgctgcaTGCCATTTTGTTGTGCatctgataaataaactttgatttgatttgatttgatttctgaGCCTGGAGGGCTTTTGTATCTTTTAATCTTTATTCCATCCTAGGCTCTTAATACCTGGATTTGGACCAGGACTGAGACCTCCAGATTTAGAAGCATCTTGAACCTTTCCCAGTGGGTTTTAAAGGGAGCCTGCAAATAATATTGTCCTGCATATTGATGTCCTTTCCTGGACTCTTAATGGTTTGAATACACTCTAAATGCAATTAGACTCGATTGGCACTGTTATAAGGCTCTCACTCATAAATTTACCTGTCacactccaggaccaggagtaAATAACAGTGCTTTGATCAATTAATAAAGGCCTGGATCACCTGGACTATGATCGATTAAACAGGTGGTCTGTTCAATAAAGTAACTAAGGGATCATTGGGAGCAAACATCAATAAAACTGGCGATTCAGGGTGACCTGTAACATTTACTAGACCTGAGCTCTCCCTGGGTCAGGATCAGAGAGCCCTgcactgactggaccagagtcatAGAGCCCTGGACTAACTGGACTGGTggcacagacccctggactgactggaccagagtcacagacccctggactgactggaccagagacACAGACTCCTAGACTAACTGGAACAgagacacagacccctggactgactggaccggggacacagacccctgaactaactggaccagagtcacagaTCCCTGGACTAACTGGACCGGGGTCACGGACCTCcttgactgactggaccagaggtcACAGACCGCCTGGACTaactggaccggggacacagaccgCCTGGACTGACTGTATTGGGACTGATTGTAAGCTCCAGCCCTTTCAACACCGAAGTTCAGAGGTCTTTTCATCTTCCATCTCTGCCGGTCCATATTGGAAAGGAGAGAAAAAGCCCACATGAGGAGAttacaatacatatactgtatataatcatttttttaaaaccagccATAAATTAACCTTGGCAAATTGTCTATAActgttcactgttttttttttccctatgaCACTATATAAATTTGTGAccaattctaaataaaattaacaagtaGGCAGGAGCAAACGGTGTATTTGAATGAAGCTGCACACATATTTCTTTGCCTCTTTACTGGAGAACTCCGAAAAGGTTGATCGTGCGCCCCAGGAAAAACCTTACAGGCCATCATGGACATCTCCCATTTTTCCCTCTAAGACATGCTTGGGAGAATGAAGAGCACATTCAGCGACAGGCTGATTCACCCGCGGTGGGACAGGGGGTGCTACAGGTGGTCATTCGTGCCTTCTGCCATCAGACTGTACCACtcatccactgtgtgtctgggcaggagcagcactgacactgacctggttttggactaaacagtaaactctctgcttccctcagttttttttttccccgtttacaactgttttttgtgcaatacatgccagggacaatatatttatattgtgcaatacaacttttttgtgtactgttccgGCTTGCTCTTTGtatattctggactgtgagcGACTCTTCTTAgcgcacttctcactgactggaCTGATTGGattgtgtttttgtattgttgtatcatttcattacactgttgctgtgATGACTGTGCTGCTGtcgcactgcaatttcccctcacgggatcaataaagtatctgtcGATAAGTAGCCATCGTTGTGTTTCAGATAGTTACAGAGAGCTGGTGACCCAGTTCTGTTCACATACTGGGgctgccctcccatctatacaggacattgatgacagatggtgcttgaggaaagctctaagcatcattaAAGACCACCACagaccccagctacagactgtttgaccctctaccatctggaaaactgtACCGGAGCATTTGGCCCCAGGCTACCAGACTCAGAATCAGTTTTTACccctgcactatcaaactattaaactcccagcctctctcactctcacctcacctctcacctatgatctgaacctcacagtgccttctttcttaccaaaaactcaaacacacattgaaatctacctctaccttacatgtcaaaaagctcactccccataatttctatccttttatttcattctgttgatgcatgtttttgtacatctgatgttgttttgcacattacccgttaccttttgttgttttgcacactgcctgttgttgtttttgcacactgcattgtttttttgtactacgtATCGTcagagagctagctaaatagcatttcgttataccatatacctgtatatgagtatagtgacaatgaacttgaacttgaacttgaatactGTGCAGTAAAGCAACATCATCTTTCCAAACAGAGGTTCAGGGTTAgtccacacaaatgaaaaaaggacTCACTAACCTGAGACGATTAAGGTGAGGCATATCTTCTTAGCCATCACTGTGGGTCGGTGAATCTGCAATCAGAGAAACACTTAAGAGGTCCTTTCAGATTTCTTCGATTTTCATTTAGATGTAGTTTCCAATTAGGTTCCAGACTTTAGTGGCCCAGATGGGAACTTGGCTTTGCCGGACAAACACAACACatactatataatataatataataaagacATAATACATGATCAATTTACCAAGACCTGGGATGgagtggcgtcctgtccagagtgtagccCGCCTagtgccctttgcttgccagaataggtCCTGTGGCCTTGAATtggtaagatcagatcacttttattagccatattcaatttcttgcattaggaatttgtcttttcacagaccccagcttgctctccatgtgacacacaggcagggagagagaagctgggggtcagagcgcagggtcagccatttatacgacacccttggagcagctggggttcagggtcttgctcaggggcccaacagagtaggattcctctgccagccgcgggactTGAACCGGCAaacccttccagccacaggcacagagcctGAGCCACAGAGACACCGATTTGTTTTTAACTGGATAAGCAGTTACTTAAAGCAAGGTGATGTCATGAAAATAAAGGAGAAGCTGATCGTTTTTCATCTTTCTCATCAGGTTCTCCCTGGGTCAACATCGCTTGACCGGTACAGTTTCACTTAAGGCTGTAACGATgttctgtagaggtgaaaaggatccgatgcagatgcaggagtcgcagggaggtaagtaaacgtaccgagcaaatccaggagctgagccgtagtccgaaggcgaaggtaagtcgagatccggtaaaggcactggtggcgaacaatccaaaacgtgagacagaatcgtagtcgataagagagctacagggccaaatc belongs to Lepisosteus oculatus isolate fLepOcu1 chromosome 14, fLepOcu1.hap2, whole genome shotgun sequence and includes:
- the LOC138243106 gene encoding macrophage mannose receptor 1-like isoform X1 → MAKKICLTLIVSGLWGLVSPHRYHFVSKRRTWAGARAYCRGQYTDMATVSGPADLEQLLATTEPVTGCAWTGLYYVWDLWQWSLGGGYLYGVGRSAFTSWRAGEPNNYGGKENCVAMVGGGLWADRPCSFTSYSVCYQGGEGAADQYFLVAEAKNWTEALTFCREHYTDLTRVRSQSENELVRVTAGGREVWIGLFTEPWKWSDGDVSTFRPWQVGEPNNYGGIESCGAVNLQGSARGSWNDYNCNTTYAFFCYSGKRVVLRVRILMDSEVNPNDPDVKEWLLVQVTRELSRHTELGNTSLRWGQEDNGVVFSKDKEEDGEMLKQHSLGDAHSERQELHR
- the LOC138243106 gene encoding macrophage mannose receptor 1-like isoform X2; amino-acid sequence: MAKKICLTLIVSGLWGLVSPHRYHFVSKRRTWAGARAYCRGQYTDMATVSGPADLEQLLATTEPVTGCAWTGLYYVWDLWQWSLGGGYLYGVGRSAFTSWRAGEPNNYGGKENCVAMVGGGLWADRPCSFTSYSVCYQGGEGAADQYFLVAEAKNWTEALTFCREHYTDLTRVRSQSENELVRVTAGGREVWIGLFTEPWKWSDGDVSTFRPWQVGEPNNYGGIESCGAVNLQGSARGSWNDYNCNTTYAFFCYSGKRVVLRVRILMDSEVNPNDPDVKEWLLVQVTRELSRHTELGNTSLRWGQEDNGVVFSKDKEEDGQCHPMGD